DNA sequence from the Novosphingobium sp. KACC 22771 genome:
ATGCGGTCTGGCTGGGCGATGAGGTCGGCCCGCTGGACCAGATCATGCGCCAGTTTGGCGCACAGGATAATGAAGCGGGTAGCGACGATGATGCCGCGCTCGACTGGACAAGCATGGTGACCCAGCGTCAGCGGGCCGCTTTGGCCTCGGCGGTGGTCGGGGCGCAGCGGTTGATGGCGGTGCGCGGGGCGCAGGCCTATTGTCTGGAATGCGAGGCGGGCAGCCCGGCCCGTCCGGCGTCCGCCCAAATGGGCCAGACCCGCTCATGGCTGATGGTTCTGGCCCGTTGGCTCGCACTCTAGACCTATTGGGTTGATCGCGGATGGGCCGCCTCCATTTCGGCCAGAACGGTGGGGCGGTCGGCGAGGGCGGCCTCGCGCAGTGCATGGTTGAGGTCGCCCAATGCGCGGGCCGCAACCCGTTGCACATGGATATTGTCCTTATGACATGCTCCGTGCGTCGTGCCGTTCGCCTCTTTGGCCACCGGCAGACGCTGGGCAAGAGCACCGTCAGCCCTTTGTCTCTCGACGATCACCCGCGCCTCCCAGTGACAGGCGCGCTCCAGGCCGCGGGTGGGCACATGGGCGCCTTTGGTCATGGTGCTCAGTTCGATCTGGGCGCGATAATGAAGGTCTATCGCCCGGTCGCGATGGGAGAGGGTTTCGGTATGGGCGGCGGTCGCGGTTAGAGCCGCTGCCGCCATGATCACTTCAAGCATGGTCACCTCCTGCGTATCGGCCTGTATGGTTTGTTGTATCAGGCCTGATCCTCAGGTAGGTTCGGTGCGTTTCCCGCCTGTTGCTGGACGGTAAAAATTGGCGGATACGGGCGCTGTGGCGCGCATTATGACGAGCAAATACGCGGTTTGCGCGTGATCTGCGTTTGGGCGCTTGCCCTTTTGGTTCAACGTCTCTAAGGCCCCCCATCTGAATTTGACGTAGCTTCGTCTTCATGCGGGCGTGGCGGAATTGGTAGACGCGCTGGTTTTAGGTACCAGTATCGTAAGATGTGGGGGTTCGAGTCCCTTCGCCCGCACCAGTCTTCCGCCCCGTGCAAGCGACAGTTGCGAGTTGGGAAGGCGTTGAATTATCATGCAGATTGTCGAAACCACCAATGAGGGTCTGAAGCGCGGCTTTACCGTGACGATCCCGGCCGGCGCCATTGCCGAAAAGATCGAGAGCGAGGTCGTCAAGATCGCTCCTCAGGTGCAGCTGCCCGGTTTCCGCCCCGGCAAGGTGCCCGCGAATCTGGTCAAGAAGCGTTTTGGCGCGCAGGTTCATCAGGATGTTCTCTCGCAGACCATCCGCGAAGCGCTGGACAAGCTGGTTGCTGACCACGGCCTGCGCCCTGCCACGCAGCCCGATGTCGCGCTGGGCGAAGGCTATGAGGAAGGCAAGGACGCCGAGCTGACCGTCAGCCTCGAAGTGCTGCCCGTGATCTCGGCCCCCGACCTGTCGGGCCTCAAGCTGGAAAAGCTGGTCGTTCCCGTCAAGGACGAAGCCGTTGACGAAGCCGTCACCCGCATCGCCTCGTCGGCCAAGCGTTTCAACGATGCCGAAGAAGGCAAGGAAGCCGCTACCGGCGACCAGCTGATCATCGACTTCGTGGGCAAGCTGGACGGCGTTGAATTTGACGGCGGCAAGGCTGAAGACGCGGCGCTGGAAATCGGCGCTGGCCGTTTCATCCCCGGCTTTGAAGAACAGCTCGTCGGCGCCAAGGTTGGCGACGAGAAGGTTATAACCGTGACCTTCCCTGAGGACTATCAGGCCGCTCACCTCGCCGGCAAGGAAGCCACCTTCGACATCACCGTTAAGGCGGTGAAGGTTGCCGGTGAAACCGTGATCGACGACGAATTCGCCAAGAGCCTGGGCCTGACCGATCTGGATCAGCTCAAGGGCCTGCTGCGCGGTCAGCTGGAAGGTGAGACCGAAGGTCAGACCCGCACCCAGATGAAGCGCCAGCTGCTCGACATTCTGGCCGATGGCGCCGAATTCGACGTGCCCCCCAGCATGGTGGAAGCCGAATTCAACCAGATCTGGGAACAGCTGACCCAGGAAGCCGCGCGCGAGGAAGATCCCGCCGCTGCTCTGGCCGAAATCGAAGCCGAGAAGGAAGACTATCGCAAGATCGCCGTGCGCCGCGTGCGGCTCGGCCTCCTGCTGTCGGAAATCGGCCAGGCCAACGGCGTGGAAATCACCGCCCAGGAATTCCAGATGCTGGTGTCGCAGGCCGCGCAGCAGTATCGCCCGGAAGACCGTCAGCGCTTCGTCGAATACGTTCAGTCCGAACCGATGGTCGCCGCCCAACTGCGCGCGCCGCTCTATGAAGAGAAGGTTGTGGACTTCCTTTTCGACAAGGCCGAAGTCACGACCCGCGAAGTGAGCAAGGAAGAGCTGCAGGCCGCGATCGAAGCCGAAGAAGGCGAAGCCGGCCACGTCCATGGTCCGGATTGCGACCATGGCCACGAGGAAGAAAAGCCCGCCGCCAAGAAGAAGGCTGCGCCCAAGAAGAAGGCTGCTGCCGAGGGCGAGGAAGCGGCTGAGGCTGCTCCCAAGAAGAAGGCTCCGGCCAAGAAGAAGGCTGCTGAGGAACCGGCTGCTGAATAAGCGGTCGGCCCAGTCGGGCTAAAGAAAAGGCCCGCCTCCCTGATCGGGGAGGCGGGCCTTTCTCGTTTGTGCCTCAAGCGAACGTGGCATATTTGCGATCATCGCACCAATTGCCATGCAGGCCCGATTTCAGGCGGAAGGGCAGCATGGCGCGGCCCACCGGCCCATCTTCCAGCCTTTGCGCGTCCAGCACCACCAGATCGGAATAATTGGTCACCAGATTGTCGACCACGGCGATGATCCAGCCATCGCCCTCGGGCGAATCGGGGCTGCGGGGGACGAAGCAGGGTTCCTGAATCATGCAATGCGGCCCGGCCCACCAACTGTCCTGTGCGCCGGTGGCGTGGTCGATATGGCCGATGCGGTTCATGCGGAAGCCGGACGCACGCGCGCCGGGGAAATCCACCGGCATTTCCGGATCCATCACCAGCATATAGCCGTGGCGGTAGGGCTGGCCGACATAGCGTTCGTCGATACGGGGGAATTCATCGATCCAGTTCGAAAGCTGTTCGACTTTGAGAAATTCATCCGTTGTCGAAGCCAGATCGATCGTCCAGCGCGTCAGGAACGGGCGGGCGGCCATCGGATCAAACGGCGCGCCGTGGATGTCGGGGAAGAAGGGAAAGCAATTGCCGACAGCTTCGGGCGTGTCGAAATGGATCTTCGTGCCGTCCTCAAAGGCGTTCATCACATGGCTGGCAAAGATCGTTTTGGGCGCCTTGAACCAGCGGATGTCCTTGCCCGAAACGCCGGGCCCGCGCGGCAGGATGCCGAGATAGACCGGCAGCGTGGTGTCAAATCCGAAATGCGGCAGGCCCGCTTTCAGCCGGTCCCAGTTGCCGGTCGAGGGCACGATATGGAACACGGCGTAATGCTCGGTGATCGCATAGTCGTGCATCATGCAGTAATAGGGCGCTTCAAAGAAGGTTTCGTAGAGCAGATTGCCCTGCGGATCGATTTCGAAGAACGAACAGTCCCGCGTCAAGAGGCCGGTGGCGGCATAGCCGAAGTTGCAGAAATTGCCGGTGACCGGGTCGATTTTGCCGTGGGCGGAGAAAGTCTGGTTCTTCAGCTTGCCATCGAAAAAGGTGAAGCCTTCGGTTTCAAGGCTGAACGGGTCCATCACGAGAGCCGGGCCATCTTCTTTCATGGCAAGGAGTTTGCCCGCATGGACCATGACATTGGTGTTGGTGGTCGAGCGAATCTGGCCCTTGACCTCGTCGTCATCGGTCAGCGGGTTGCGATAGGCGCCAAACAGGGCCCGGCCCGCCGCGCGCTCCAGCTTGAACTTGTCGGTATGGGCATAGCGCTGCTTGAAATCGACCTTGCCGCCGCGAAAACGGAACAGGCTGACCATGCCGTCGCCGTTGAAAAACTGGTCATCGGCAAATTTCGGGGGAAATTGCGAATCGGGATGCACGCGGTGAAACGTGCCGTTCATCGATTCCGGGATTTCGCCCTCGATTTCCATGTCCAGAATGTCGCATTCCAGCCGGACCGGGCGCAAAATGCCCGTAAAGCTGCGGGTATCGGGGAAATGGGCCATATTTTTCCTCTCCGGTTCGCGCCGTTCGTGACGGCATTTTGTATGTTATACATATAATATCCGGACTTCCGGTCAAACCTGATCTGGGTCAAATGGCAAAAATGACCGGCATAATTGTCCATTACAGGCCATGCCGGGGGGATAAGATTAACCCAAAAGCAGTCCCTGATCGTTCAGGGTGGGGTTAAGCCACTTGAACATTGCGGCGCGAGACGCGACATAGGCGTGGCAGACAAAGAGGAAATTTCATGATCGATCTGTTCGGACGCAATGACGCTCAGGGCAAATTCAGTGTTGATCCCGTGACGGGCGCGTTGATCCCCGTGGTGGTGGAACAGTCCAGCCGGGGCGAGCGCAGCTTTGACATCTATTCGCGCCTGCTGCGCGAACGCATCATTTTTGTCACCGGCCAGATCGAGGATCATATGGCCAGCGTGATCGTGGCCCAGTTGCTGTTCCTCGAATCGGAAAATCCGACCAAGGACATCAGCATGTACATTAACTCGCCCGGCGGCGTGGTAACGGCGGGCCTGTCGATCTATGACACGATGCAGTATATCAAGCCCAAGGTTTCGACCGTTTGCATCGGTCAGGCCTGCTCGATGGGCAGCTTCCTACTGGCCGCGGGCGAGCCGGGCCAGCGAATCGCTCTGCCCAACGCGCGCATCATGATCCACCAGCCCAGCGGCGGCGCGCAGGGCATGGCCAGCGACATCGAGATTCAGGCCCGCGAAATCCTGCGCATCCGCGCCCGGATGAACAATCTTTACGTGAAGTTCACCGGCAAGAGCCTTGAGGAAATCGAGGCCGCCATGGATCGTGACACCTTCCTTGAGGCCGATGAAGCGCTTAAGTTTGGTTTGATCGACAAGGTGTTTGAGCGCCGCCCCGATGCCGATGGTGCGGCTGGTTGATGATGAAACCGTCGATGGTCATTCTGTTTCAGCTTGGGATGGGGGCCATCGGGGGTATTGAATTTGGCGCTCGCGTGGCTAGGTTGGCATTATTGTCCGGCTCCACGCGGGCCATTTGGGAAAAAGCATGACGAAACTGAGCGGATCCGACGCCAAGAGCACCCTGTACTGCAGCTTTTGTGGCAAGAGCCAGCATGAGGTGCGCAAGCTGATCGCGGGCCCGACCGTGTTCATCTGCGACGAGTGCGTCGAACTTTGCAACGATATCATCCGCGAGGAAACCAAGGGTGGTATCGCAGGCAAGCGCGATGGCGGCGTAGTCAGCCCGCGCGAGATTTTCGAGACGCTCAACGATTATGTGATCGGCCAGGACCGCGCTAAGCGCGTGCTGTCGGTGGCGGTGCATAACCATTACAAGCGCCTGAAGCACAGCGGCAAGGGCGGCGATGTTGAACTGTCCAAGTCGAACATCCTGCTGGTGGGCCCCACCGGCTCGGGCAAGACGCTGCTGGCCCAGACGCTGGCCAAAACGT
Encoded proteins:
- the tig gene encoding trigger factor, with translation MQIVETTNEGLKRGFTVTIPAGAIAEKIESEVVKIAPQVQLPGFRPGKVPANLVKKRFGAQVHQDVLSQTIREALDKLVADHGLRPATQPDVALGEGYEEGKDAELTVSLEVLPVISAPDLSGLKLEKLVVPVKDEAVDEAVTRIASSAKRFNDAEEGKEAATGDQLIIDFVGKLDGVEFDGGKAEDAALEIGAGRFIPGFEEQLVGAKVGDEKVITVTFPEDYQAAHLAGKEATFDITVKAVKVAGETVIDDEFAKSLGLTDLDQLKGLLRGQLEGETEGQTRTQMKRQLLDILADGAEFDVPPSMVEAEFNQIWEQLTQEAAREEDPAAALAEIEAEKEDYRKIAVRRVRLGLLLSEIGQANGVEITAQEFQMLVSQAAQQYRPEDRQRFVEYVQSEPMVAAQLRAPLYEEKVVDFLFDKAEVTTREVSKEELQAAIEAEEGEAGHVHGPDCDHGHEEEKPAAKKKAAPKKKAAAEGEEAAEAAPKKKAPAKKKAAEEPAAE
- a CDS encoding carotenoid oxygenase family protein codes for the protein MAHFPDTRSFTGILRPVRLECDILDMEIEGEIPESMNGTFHRVHPDSQFPPKFADDQFFNGDGMVSLFRFRGGKVDFKQRYAHTDKFKLERAAGRALFGAYRNPLTDDDEVKGQIRSTTNTNVMVHAGKLLAMKEDGPALVMDPFSLETEGFTFFDGKLKNQTFSAHGKIDPVTGNFCNFGYAATGLLTRDCSFFEIDPQGNLLYETFFEAPYYCMMHDYAITEHYAVFHIVPSTGNWDRLKAGLPHFGFDTTLPVYLGILPRGPGVSGKDIRWFKAPKTIFASHVMNAFEDGTKIHFDTPEAVGNCFPFFPDIHGAPFDPMAARPFLTRWTIDLASTTDEFLKVEQLSNWIDEFPRIDERYVGQPYRHGYMLVMDPEMPVDFPGARASGFRMNRIGHIDHATGAQDSWWAGPHCMIQEPCFVPRSPDSPEGDGWIIAVVDNLVTNYSDLVVLDAQRLEDGPVGRAMLPFRLKSGLHGNWCDDRKYATFA
- the clpP gene encoding ATP-dependent Clp endopeptidase proteolytic subunit ClpP; protein product: MIDLFGRNDAQGKFSVDPVTGALIPVVVEQSSRGERSFDIYSRLLRERIIFVTGQIEDHMASVIVAQLLFLESENPTKDISMYINSPGGVVTAGLSIYDTMQYIKPKVSTVCIGQACSMGSFLLAAGEPGQRIALPNARIMIHQPSGGAQGMASDIEIQAREILRIRARMNNLYVKFTGKSLEEIEAAMDRDTFLEADEALKFGLIDKVFERRPDADGAAG